The Ziziphus jujuba cultivar Dongzao chromosome 7, ASM3175591v1 genome includes a region encoding these proteins:
- the LOC107424953 gene encoding heptahelical transmembrane protein 4 isoform X1: MSSETMENSGTSLVKGSKRQRLWKKVKYQLVEYHMLPGYLRDNEYIVGHYRSEWPLKQVLLSIFSIHNETLNVWTHLIGFFLFLSLTIYTAMKIPKVVDLHTLHFPDVLKKADLHKLQEELLTSLPSLPNLPDLHRLREELKTWHILELFYNCLPERFSHANHTDVCVLMGTGRQCERSMKEDVANIIAPLMLTPITRWPFFAFLGGAMFCLLASSTCHLLSCHSERVSYIMLRLDYAGIAALISTSFYPPVYYSFMCNPFFCNLYMGFITLLGITTIMVSLLPVFQTPGFRSIRASLFFGMGLSGVLPIMHKLVMFWDQPEALHTTGYEILMGALYGIGALVYATRIPERWMPGKFDIAGHSHQLFHVLVVAGAYTHYRAGLVYLKWRDLEGC, from the exons ATGTCTTCTGAAACAATGGAAAATAGCGGTACTTCTTTGGTGAAAGGAAGTAAAAGACAAAGGCTCTGGAAGAAGGTGAAGTACCAACTGGTTGAGTATCACATGTTGCCTGGGTACTTGAGGGACAATGAATACATTGTGGGTCATTACCGGTCCGAGTGGCCGTTAAAGCAGGTCTTGCTCAGCATATTTTCCATTCACAATGAGACACTAAATGTTTGGAC GCATTTAATAGggttctttcttttcctttcattgACGATATACACTGCAATGAAGATTCCAAAGGTTGTTGATCTTCACACTCTACATTTTCCTGATGTTCTGAAAAAGGCTGATCTGCACAAACTGCAAGAAGAACTCTTGACAAGTCTTCCATCCTTACCAAACTTGCCTGATCTACACAGGCTTAGGGAGGAGTTAAAAACTTGGCATATTCTGGaacttttttataattgtttgcCTGAGCGATTTTCTCATGCCAACCACACCGATGTTTGTGTTCTG ATGGGGACGGGAAGACAATGTGAA CGTAGCATGAAAGAAGATGTGGCAAACATAATAGCACCATTGATGCTGACGCCAATCACACGATGGCCATTTTTTGCATTCTTAGGGGGCGCCATGTTTTGCTTGCTGGCCAGCAGCACATGTCACCTCCTCTCTTGCCACTCCGAGCGTGTATCATACATCATGCTCAGGCTCGATTATGCTGGAATAGCAGCACTTATTTCTACCTCCTTTTACCCTCCTGTCTACTACTCCTTCATGTGTAATCCTTTCTTCTGCAACCTCTACATGGGCTTTATAACCCTCTTGGGAATCACCACCATCATGGTTTCTCTCCTGCCAGTCTTTCAAACTCCTGGATTCCGTTCCATTCGTGCTTCTCTCTTCTTTGGCATGGGCTTGTCTGGGGTTTTACCAATTATGCACAAGCTTGTCATGTTTTGGGACCAACCTGAGGCACTCCACACAACCGGATATGAGATTCTGATGGGTGCCCTTTATGGGATAGGAGCATTGGTTTATGCCACAAGGATTCCAGAACGATGGATGCCTGGGAAATTTGACATTGCAGGGCACAGCCACCAGCTGTTTCATGTATTAGTAGTGGCCGGGGCTTACACTCACTACAGGGCAGGGCTTGTTTACCTCAAATGGCGCGATCTGGAAGGTTGTTGA
- the LOC107424953 gene encoding heptahelical transmembrane protein 4 isoform X2, translated as MSSETMENSGTSLVKGSKRQRLWKKVKYQLVEYHMLPGYLRDNEYIVGHYRSEWPLKQVLLSIFSIHNETLNVWTHLIGFFLFLSLTIYTAMKIPKVVDLHTLHFPDVLKKADLHKLQEELLTSLPSLPNLPDLHRLREELKTWHILELFYNCLPERFSHANHTDVCVLRSMKEDVANIIAPLMLTPITRWPFFAFLGGAMFCLLASSTCHLLSCHSERVSYIMLRLDYAGIAALISTSFYPPVYYSFMCNPFFCNLYMGFITLLGITTIMVSLLPVFQTPGFRSIRASLFFGMGLSGVLPIMHKLVMFWDQPEALHTTGYEILMGALYGIGALVYATRIPERWMPGKFDIAGHSHQLFHVLVVAGAYTHYRAGLVYLKWRDLEGC; from the exons ATGTCTTCTGAAACAATGGAAAATAGCGGTACTTCTTTGGTGAAAGGAAGTAAAAGACAAAGGCTCTGGAAGAAGGTGAAGTACCAACTGGTTGAGTATCACATGTTGCCTGGGTACTTGAGGGACAATGAATACATTGTGGGTCATTACCGGTCCGAGTGGCCGTTAAAGCAGGTCTTGCTCAGCATATTTTCCATTCACAATGAGACACTAAATGTTTGGAC GCATTTAATAGggttctttcttttcctttcattgACGATATACACTGCAATGAAGATTCCAAAGGTTGTTGATCTTCACACTCTACATTTTCCTGATGTTCTGAAAAAGGCTGATCTGCACAAACTGCAAGAAGAACTCTTGACAAGTCTTCCATCCTTACCAAACTTGCCTGATCTACACAGGCTTAGGGAGGAGTTAAAAACTTGGCATATTCTGGaacttttttataattgtttgcCTGAGCGATTTTCTCATGCCAACCACACCGATGTTTGTGTTCTG CGTAGCATGAAAGAAGATGTGGCAAACATAATAGCACCATTGATGCTGACGCCAATCACACGATGGCCATTTTTTGCATTCTTAGGGGGCGCCATGTTTTGCTTGCTGGCCAGCAGCACATGTCACCTCCTCTCTTGCCACTCCGAGCGTGTATCATACATCATGCTCAGGCTCGATTATGCTGGAATAGCAGCACTTATTTCTACCTCCTTTTACCCTCCTGTCTACTACTCCTTCATGTGTAATCCTTTCTTCTGCAACCTCTACATGGGCTTTATAACCCTCTTGGGAATCACCACCATCATGGTTTCTCTCCTGCCAGTCTTTCAAACTCCTGGATTCCGTTCCATTCGTGCTTCTCTCTTCTTTGGCATGGGCTTGTCTGGGGTTTTACCAATTATGCACAAGCTTGTCATGTTTTGGGACCAACCTGAGGCACTCCACACAACCGGATATGAGATTCTGATGGGTGCCCTTTATGGGATAGGAGCATTGGTTTATGCCACAAGGATTCCAGAACGATGGATGCCTGGGAAATTTGACATTGCAGGGCACAGCCACCAGCTGTTTCATGTATTAGTAGTGGCCGGGGCTTACACTCACTACAGGGCAGGGCTTGTTTACCTCAAATGGCGCGATCTGGAAGGTTGTTGA
- the LOC107424955 gene encoding cyclin-D1-1 has protein sequence MSVSKDYIVPDLYCNESAEDVVHSSDANISVQHFHENLDLSSDEESSIDVAFDSEVDQFLDYSELKRRFCSSSGSVTSRIEVVNWMLKVHSYYNFRPETAYLSVNYLDRFLLSHSLPQGKGWSLQLLSVACLALAAKMEEISVPFLLDLQIMEPRFMFKPKTVQRMELMVLSTLKWRLRPITPFDFLHYFIAKLEGFGNFRSESYNNVISQASDIILRTCRVMDFLDYPPSAIAAASVLCLTDQYVDQISGGFHQRVSRERLRKCYSLMKQKISLFSHTRKQIILQAVRPSPVVVMVDGDAIGGSCNAPKDWGDQNLKPRQSSLLNKC, from the exons ATGTCTGTTTCCAAAGATTACATAGTTCCTGATCTTTACTGCAATGAATCAGCCGAAGATGTTGTTCATTCCTCGGATGCTAACATTTCTGTCCaacattttcatgaaaatttggaTTTATCGTCTGATGAAGAGAGTTCCATTGATGTTGCCTTTGATTCCGAGGTTGATCAGTTTCTGGATTATTCAGAATTGAAACGAAGATTCTGCAGCAGTTCTGGTTCTGTCACTTCTCGAATTGAAGTAGTAAACTGGATGCTAAAG GTCCATTCTTACTACAATTTTAGGCCTGAAACTGCATATCTCTCTGTCAACTATTTGGATCGTTTCCTTCTGTCTCATAGCTTGCCA CAAGGGAAAGGATGGTCTTTGCAGCTGTTATCTGTTGCTTGCCTTGCTCTGGCTGCTAAAATGGAGGAAATAAGTGTCCCATTTCTATTAGACTTGCAGATAATGGAACCCAGATTCATGTTTAAGCCAAAAACAGTTCAAAGAATGGAACTCATGGTTCTGAGCACTCTCAAATGGAGATTACGCCCAATAACACCTTTTGATTTCCTCCATTATTTCATTGCTAAGCTTGAAGGTTTTGGTAATTTCCGTTCTGAAAGCTACAACAATGTCATTTCTCAAGCCTCGGATATCATTTTAAGAACATGTCgag TTATGGACTTTCTTGATTACCCACCTTCAGCAATAGCGGCAGCTTCTGTGCTGTGCTTGACTGATCAATATGTTGACCAGATATCAGGAGGCTTCCACCAGAGAGTGAGCAGA GAAAGGCTGAGAAAATGCTACAGCCTCATGAAGCAGAAAATTAGCCTATTTTCACACAccagaaaacaaataatattgcAGGCAGTACGACCAAGCCCTGTTGTTGTTATGGTTGATGGTGATGCTATTGGTGGAAGCTGCAATGCTCCCAAAGATTGGGGTGACCAAAACTTGAAGCCAAGACAAAGCTCACTGCTCAACAAGTGCTGA
- the LOC107425038 gene encoding uncharacterized protein LOC107425038, with the protein MAEIKLSEGRDLTRIERIGAHSHIRGLGLDSSLEPRAVSEGMVGQTAARKAAGVILQMIKEGKIAGRAVLLAGQPGTGKTAIAMGMAKSLGMETPFAMIAGSEIFSLEMSKTEALMQSFRKAIGVRIKEETEVIEGEVVEIQIDRPAVTGAASKTGKLTLKTTEMETVYDLGVKMIEALGKEKVQSGDVIAIDKTSGKITKLGRSFSRSRDYDAMGPQTKFLQCPDGELQKRKEVVHCVTLHEIDVINSRTQGFLALFTGDTGEIRAEVREQIDTKVAEWREEGKAEILPGVLFIDEVHMLDIECFSYLNRALENDMAPILVVATNRGITNIRGTNYKSPHGIPIDLLDRLLIITTQPYSEDEIRQILDIRCQEEEVEMSEEAKVLLTKIGLETSLRYAIHLITAAALACQKRKGKIVEMEDINRVYHLFLDVKRSTQYLMEYQSQYMFNEEGEDDDANAMQI; encoded by the exons ATGGCTGAGATTAAGCTCTCGGAGGGTCGAGACCTCACCCGAATAGAGCGCATAGGCGCACACTCCCACATTCGGGGGCTTGGTCTCGACTCCTCACTTGAACCCCGAGCGGTCTCCGAGGGCATGGTGGGCCAGACGGCAGCTCGGAAAGCCGCCGGCGTCATTCTCCAGATGATTAAGGAAGGCAAGATAGCGGGGAGGGCTGTCCTTCTGGCGGGTCAACCCGGCACCGGTAAAACCGCCATAGCCATGGGCATGGCCAAGTCGCTAGGAATGGAGACTCCATTCGCCATGATCGCCGGAAGCGAGATTTTCTCCCTCGAGATGTCCAAGACCGAGGCCCTAATGCAGTCCTTTCGAAAAGCCATTGGTGTCCGAATCAAAGAGGAGACGGAGGTCATCGAAGGCGAAGTCGTGGAGATCCAAATCGACCGGCCGGCGGTGACCGGAGCGGCATCGAAGACGGGGAAGTTGACCCTGAAGACGACGGAGATGGAGACGGTGTACGATTTGGGGGTGAAGATGATTGAGGCATTGGGGAAGGAGAAAGTGCAGAGTGGTGATGTGATAGCCATTGACAAGACCTCCGGGAAAATCACGAAGCTCGGGAGGTCGTTCTCGAGGTCGAGGGATTACGATGCCATGGGACCCCAGACCAAGTTTTTGCAGTGCCCAGATGGGGAATTGCAGAAGCGCAAGGAGGTCGTACACTGCGTCACGCTTCATGAGATCGATGTTATCAATAGCAG AACGCAGGGATTTCTGGCTCTCTTCACTGGTGATACTGGTGAAATCCGTGCAGAAGTGAGGGAACAAATTGACACTAAGGTGGCAGAGTGGAGAGAGGAAGGGAAAGCAGAGATTTTGCCTGGAGTCCTCTTTATTGATGAGGTGCATATGCTTGACATTGAATGCTTTTCATATCTGAATCGTGCATTGGAGAATGATATGGCTCCAATATTAGTTGTTGCTACAAATAGAGGGATCACTAACATCCGAGGCACAAATTATAAATCCCCTCATGGGATTCCGATAGATCTCCTTGATCGTCTACTCATTATCACCACTCAGCCTTATTCAGAAGATGAAATTCGTCAGATTCTAGATATAAGATGCCAAGAGGAAGAAGTGGAGATGTCTGAAGAGGCAAAGGTTTTGTTGACTAAGATTGGTCTAGAAACATCCTTGAGATATGCCATCCATCTCATTACAGCTGCAGCATTGGCATGCCAGAAGCGAAAGGGAAAGATAGTTGAGATGGAGGACATTAACCGAGTTTACCATCTGTTTTTGGATGTGAAGAGATCAACACAGTATTTGATGGAGTATCAGAGTCAGTACATGTTTAACGAAGAAGGTGAGGATGATGATGCCAATGCCATGCAAATTTGA
- the LOC107424953 gene encoding heptahelical transmembrane protein 4 isoform X3 has product MKIPKVVDLHTLHFPDVLKKADLHKLQEELLTSLPSLPNLPDLHRLREELKTWHILELFYNCLPERFSHANHTDVCVLMGTGRQCERSMKEDVANIIAPLMLTPITRWPFFAFLGGAMFCLLASSTCHLLSCHSERVSYIMLRLDYAGIAALISTSFYPPVYYSFMCNPFFCNLYMGFITLLGITTIMVSLLPVFQTPGFRSIRASLFFGMGLSGVLPIMHKLVMFWDQPEALHTTGYEILMGALYGIGALVYATRIPERWMPGKFDIAGHSHQLFHVLVVAGAYTHYRAGLVYLKWRDLEGC; this is encoded by the exons ATGAAGATTCCAAAGGTTGTTGATCTTCACACTCTACATTTTCCTGATGTTCTGAAAAAGGCTGATCTGCACAAACTGCAAGAAGAACTCTTGACAAGTCTTCCATCCTTACCAAACTTGCCTGATCTACACAGGCTTAGGGAGGAGTTAAAAACTTGGCATATTCTGGaacttttttataattgtttgcCTGAGCGATTTTCTCATGCCAACCACACCGATGTTTGTGTTCTG ATGGGGACGGGAAGACAATGTGAA CGTAGCATGAAAGAAGATGTGGCAAACATAATAGCACCATTGATGCTGACGCCAATCACACGATGGCCATTTTTTGCATTCTTAGGGGGCGCCATGTTTTGCTTGCTGGCCAGCAGCACATGTCACCTCCTCTCTTGCCACTCCGAGCGTGTATCATACATCATGCTCAGGCTCGATTATGCTGGAATAGCAGCACTTATTTCTACCTCCTTTTACCCTCCTGTCTACTACTCCTTCATGTGTAATCCTTTCTTCTGCAACCTCTACATGGGCTTTATAACCCTCTTGGGAATCACCACCATCATGGTTTCTCTCCTGCCAGTCTTTCAAACTCCTGGATTCCGTTCCATTCGTGCTTCTCTCTTCTTTGGCATGGGCTTGTCTGGGGTTTTACCAATTATGCACAAGCTTGTCATGTTTTGGGACCAACCTGAGGCACTCCACACAACCGGATATGAGATTCTGATGGGTGCCCTTTATGGGATAGGAGCATTGGTTTATGCCACAAGGATTCCAGAACGATGGATGCCTGGGAAATTTGACATTGCAGGGCACAGCCACCAGCTGTTTCATGTATTAGTAGTGGCCGGGGCTTACACTCACTACAGGGCAGGGCTTGTTTACCTCAAATGGCGCGATCTGGAAGGTTGTTGA
- the LOC107425036 gene encoding galactomannan galactosyltransferase 1 has protein sequence MVSPDLSQCQTSPMAKPSLRNKASLWVTDSFLFLGGVFVALLLVWTLWSFITPPTPNPTPNFGHTVLKPVTAGGLDSLTCTGDGQGPNLRHDPPETTFYDDPQLSYSIGKPMKNWDEKRREWLSRHPSFAGGNGRVLMLTGSQAAACKNPIGDHLLLRFFKNKVDYCRLHGYDIFYNNALLHPEMFSYWAKLPVVRAAMMAHPEAEWIWWVDSDALFTDMEFKLPLERYKNHNLIVHGWPHLILDKHSWTGLNAGVFLIRNCQWSLDFMEVWAGMGPQTPNYERWGEILRSTFKDKAYPESDDQTGLAYLIYKEKEKWGNKIYLENEFYFEGYWEEIVGSFENITEKYKEIERRENRLRRRHAEKVSEQYGAFREEHLKEAGLGKGSWRRPFITHFTGCQPCSGKHNQMYSGNSCWDGMQMALNFADNQVLRKFGFLHPHLLDSSVSAVPFDYPA, from the coding sequence ATGGTTTCGCCTGACCTTTCTCAGTGTCAGACTTCTCCAATGGCCAAACCATCTCTGCGCAACAAAGCCTCGTTGTGGGTCACTGATAGTTTTCTCTTTCTCGGTGGAGTTTTCGTCGCTCTTTTACTTGTTTGGACTCTCTGGTCCTTCATAACCCCTCCTACCCCCAATCCCACCCCCAATTTTGGTCACACCGTTCTCAAACCCGTGACTGCAGGTGGTTTGGACTCGCTAACCTGCACCGGAGATGGGCAGGGTCCTAACCTGCGCCACGACCCGCCGGAGACAACTTTTTACGACGACCCACAACTGAGTTACTCGATTGGGAAGCCGATGAAGAACTGGGACGAGAAGCGGAGGGAGTGGCTGAGCCGCCACCCTTCGTTCGCCGGCGGAAATGGACGGGTTCTCATGTTGACAGGATCGCAGGCGGCGGCTTGTAAGAACCCCATCGGCGACCATTTGCTGCTGAGGTTTTTCAAGAACAAGGTGGATTACTGTCGTCTCCACGGCTACGATATCTTCTACAACAATGCGCTGCTCCACCCGGAAATGTTCTCCTACTGGGCCAAACTCCCGGTGGTCCGGGCCGCCATGATGGCCCACCCGGAAGCCGAGTGGATCTGGTGGGTCGACTCGGACGCGTTGTTCACTGACATGGAGTTTAAGCTTCCACTGGAGCGTTACAAGAACCACAACCTTATCGTCCACGGGTGGCCTCATCTAATCCTCGACAAGCATAGTTGGACGGGTCTAAACGCCGGCGTTTTTCTGATCAGGAACTGCCAATGGTCTCTGGATTTCATGGAGGTGTGGGCCGGTATGGGCCCACAGACCCCTAATTACGAAAGATGGGGTGAGATTCTCAGATCAACGTTCAAGGACAAGGCATACCCAGAGTCAGACGATCAGACGGGCCTGGCGTACTTGATCtacaaagagaaggaaaaatggGGGAACAAAATTTACTTGGAAAACGAATTCTACTTCGAAGGGTATTGGGAGGAAATCGTTGGGAGTTTCGAGAATATCACGGAAAAGTACAAGGAGATAGAGAGAAGGGAAAACAGGTTAAGGAGGAGACACGCTGAGAAAGTGAGCGAGCAATACGGTGCGTTTAGGGAGGAGCATCTGAAGGAGGCGGGATTGGGTAAGGGAAGCTGGAGGAGACCGTTTATCACGCATTTCACGGGTTGTCAACCATGCAGTGGAAAACACAATCAGATGTATTCGGGGAATTCATGCTGGGATGGTATGCAAATGGCCTTGAATTTCGCTGATAATCAGGTGCTTCGCAAATTTGGTTTCCTGCACCCTCACCTACTGGATTCCTCTGTCTCTGCGGTGCCGTTTGATTACCCGGCGTGA
- the LOC107424920 gene encoding glycosyltransferase 6, whose amino-acid sequence MATLTHRTKDWSCFAVALLFLPLFIIFWCFAYPFTITNSYYLWRIGPSLLNCAQTDANLHHQDHPYHISFYDDPELSYSVENRVTNWDEKRKHWLKHHPSYSAGARDRVLLVTGSQPSPCKNPIGDHLLLRLFKNKVDYCRIHGYDVFYNHAFLHPKMDSYWAKLPIILAAMMAHPEAEWIWWMDSDAAVTDMEFKIPLDRYDNHNLVVHGWPDMVYDDKDNKSWTGLNAGVILIRNCQWSMDLINEWAQMGPNSPNYEKWGQILRATFKDKPFPLPDDQSSLIYLLFTQREKWENKTYLEGEYYLEAYWIGVVGSYDNITDGYEEIEKGANELRRRHAERDSEWYAKLREARMKNETTVRRPFVTHFTGCQPCSGEHNPMYSGDSCWNQIRRALNFADNQVLRNYGFVHTDLDSSSVISMPFDYPSSDGPS is encoded by the coding sequence ATGGCGACTCTCACTCATCGAACCAAAGACTGGTCATGTTTCGCCGTTGCTTTACTCTTTCTTCCTCTATTCATTATTTTCTGGTGCTTCGCATACCCTTTTACCATCACTAACAGTTACTACCTTTGGCGCATTGGCCCTTCTTTACTAAATTGCGCCCAGACTGACGCTAACCTGCACCACCAAGACCACCCGTACCATATATCCTTCTATGACGACCCGGAACTGAGTTATTCCGTTGAGAATCGGGTCACTAACTGGGATGAGAAGCGTAAACATTGGCTGAAGCATCACCCTTCGTACTCTGCCGGAGCACGTGATCGGGTTCTCCTCGTCACTGGGTCACAGCCGTCGCCTTGTAAGAATCCAATCGGCGATCATCTCCTTTTGAGACTTTTCAAGAACAAAGTTGACTACTGCCGAATCCACGGCTACGACGTTTTCTACAACCACGCCTTCTTGCATCCCAAGATGGATTCGTATTGGGCCAAGCTGCCGATCATCCTGGCCGCAATGATGGCCCACCCTGAGGCCGAGTGGATTTGGTGGATGGACTCGGATGCCGCAGTCACCGACATGGAGTTCAAGATTCCACTGGATCGGTACGACAACCACAACCTCGTCGTTCATGGATGGCCCGACATGGTCTACGATGACAAAGACAACAAAAGTTGGACGGGACTCAACGCGGGAGTGATTCTTATCAGGAACTGCCAATGGTCCATGGACTTGATTAATGAATGGGCCCAAATGGGCCCAAATAGCCCAAACTACGAGAAGTGGGGCCAAATTCTGAGGGCAACGTTCAAGGACAAGCCGTTCCCGCTTCCAGACGACCAGTCGTCTCTGATATACTTGCTATTTACACAGAGAGAGAAATGGGAGAACAAAACTTATCTAGAAGGAGAGTACTATTTGGAGGCCTACTGGATAGGGGTAGTGGGAAGCTATGATAACATCACCGATGGATACGAAGAGATAGAGAAAGGAGCTAACGAGCTAAGGAGGAGACACGCAGAGAGAGACAGCGAGTGGTACGCAAAGCTAAGAGAGGCGCGTATGAAGAATGAAACGACCGTTAGACGACCGTTTGTGACGCATTTCACGGGATGTCAACCGTGTAGTGGAGAACACAATCCGATGTATTCAGGTGACTCCTGTTGGAATCAGATACGGAGGGCTCTAAATTTTGCTGATAATCAAGTGCTTCGCAACTATGGTTTTGTGCATACGGATTTGGATTCTTCTTCTGTGATTTCTATGCCGTTTGATTACCCTTCATCAGATGGACCATCTTGA